TGCCTGTTGGGGAGTTTGTATGCTTTTTCCCTGTGACCAAGCAGGTTGCCTccctgtgctctggtttcctcccacagtccaaagaaatgCCAGTTGTACAGCTAACTGGTCATAGTAGATTGTCCCATAAtgagactagggttaaatcaggggatggctgggtggcacagctcgaagggcctattccgtgctgtatttcaataaataaattaataacgtCTGACATTGGCTTTGATAGGATGCAGGTTCCAGCCAAAAACGacaattccctcccctcccctccccagccGAGCTATTACCACGTGGTCAAGGGCGGGATTTCTGACGTTGAAGTGTCAGTAAGGAATCCGAACCAATGGGCGGAGTCTGAGACGGGGTGATTGGCAGCGTGAGGCGGTGTCCCAGGAGCGGAAGCGATCGCGTGGTGAGCGGAAGTTGGTCTCAGTCGGCAGCGGGTGTCTTGTTTCCGTGTGAGAAGGACGGAGGGGGGTGAGTTTTGGCGCTGGGGCTGGCGCTGGGGCTCGGGGCTTGGGGGCGGCTTCTCGGGCCTCATGCGGCGGCGGCCGCCAGGAGAATGCTGCGCCCGTCAGCCTAATATCATAGTGTCTGTGGGTTCCGGATCGGCGCCGGTAACCTTGGAGCCTGCGGCCAGGGTCAGGGCGGCTGGAAGAGGAAGTAACGGCGGGGCCCCGAACTGAAGAGCTTGTGGGATTGACTGGGCAGGGAATAACCCTGGAGGTGGGGAATCACTGtgtgggagagtggagagggggcTGTCTGGGGTATTAACCCATTTTGCTGTTAATGTTAAATTTATTCCGATTTTAGGGCCCGTGTTAAGgttaattctgtcttttcttCCAGGTAAACCATGTCTTCTGTGATTGCCAAGCCTGCCATGCGAGGCCTGCTGGCCAAACGCCTGCGATTTCATTTAGCTATAGCGGTTACTCTAGCTTTCTCCGTAGCTGGCGCCTTCAGGGTAATGCATATTGATGATCTCTGTTACTCCTCACCCCACACCCTTCTTACAGAAACTAACACCATAAAATAGTGGATGTGTCACATACAAAATTGagattattgtcatatgcacagagTAAATTAATTacttaaacacaaaatactctgcagatgctggggtcaaagcaacacgcacaacacgctggaggaactcagcgggtcgggcagcatccgtggaaacgaatagtcaacgtttcaggccggcctgctgagttcctccagtgtgttgcttTAAATGAATTACTTGCTGCAACAGAGGAGCATAATATCAGGTACATTCACAaaaaatataaaacatacccaATACATTGAATAATACAGATCTAACTCCAACAGAAACATCAGGTAATGggaacacaaaatggtggaggaactcagcaggtcaggcagcctcagaatagagtggtgtccatttggaacagaaatgaggcatttctttagcctgagaatgatgaatctgtggaattcactgtcacagatggctgtggaggccagtttttgggtatatttaaagcaaaggttgataggtcttcatgtatcaaaggttatggggagaatgcagggaaatggacttgagatggaaaataagtcagccatggtcaaatggtggagcagagttgatgggctggatttcctaattctgctcctatgtatgttttatggagaggaataagccaTTCATCAGGAAtagagaggaaaggggaagacagAATAAAGTGAGGGTAGAAGGTTTATGAGCTAATGGTAACGGCTTTTTTGTCTACTTTTTCTAAACCTGCCATAATCTTAAAGAATACTTGCTTTACAAAAGAAATAGCAGGAGGGTCTGTCAGATCcttaagcctgctccaccatttattaATCTTATGGTAGATTATCCTTGGCTCCATTTTGCAGCACTATTCCCCTAATCTGTGATTTTCTCAATGTGTGGAAATTTATTCATTGTATGTATGTAATTACTGAGCCCCCACAGTCTGATGGTAGATGGTAAAATTTGAATTCTCTAATGATCCAGTGTTTTTAATTGAAATATCCAAGTGCTTACTTAAGTTCACCAGTTTTTTTTCCGCTAAAGCCCCATCTAGACCAGATGTTATGCTGATCAGTTTGTAGTTACTAGGAATGCCCTTAAAAATCTCTGGCACTTTTCCCACTTCTTGAGAGAAAACAAAAATGTGGGAAGGATTGGAAGGTCAGAGCATGTTCTGCTTTCTCTATCCTCACTTCACATTCTGAGATGCAATCCGCTTGGTCCTTGTGGTATTTAGTCTTATTATAGCTAACCTgaccagtactgatgaagggttctGCTGAAAacgtgactgtttattcctcttcatggaTGCTCCcttacctgcagagttcctccaccattttgtttgttgctcaaggtttccaccATCTGCTGAATCTGTTAATGACATAACTACCATTAATTTTACCTCAGTCCACTACCTCTACCCTCCTCTAATATTTTGTCAGCATCTTCCTTAAGAAATACAAAAAGGATTTATTGACTTTGTTCCAAGTAGCTCTTGCATTCTGTTCTTCAGGTACCAACCACATGTTTGTAAAAGATTCTAGtttttgtaattgatttactgggAAAAGATGAGAAGGCTGTAGTTCTGATAACTTTAGATACCTTGATTGCATGTAAAGAGTTTTAAGACACTTCAAGTTGTGAATTGATGTTTTCAGTGGCAAGACTAATAACCAGATTAACTGATCAACAACAGTTAAGGAGACTGCAACAAATATTCAGGCAAACTTAACTAAGCAACAACATGTGCCAAAAGCAATTCCAATAATCAAATAGCAACTAAAGTTCTCGTGGAAAAAGGAATAACGTAGTTCCACAAAGATGTAGGTTCAGTGCGACAAATAATTTCAATCTTTTATTCTCTCAACTTCAAACTTTTGAGATTGAGTTTGTTCAAAATATTCTGAAGGCATTAGTGTCTGTTGTTGCTGTCCAGATTTCAGTAATGGTACAATAAAAGAAGAAAACATTTTATCCTGTTAACAAATTTGGATAACTGCTTTCCATAACGCAATTAGTGACAACCCAAAATACTATTTGGTGAAGATGCTTCTGGTACATCCGATCTAATTTATGGCTTCATTTCAATTTTTTTCTTTGCTTGTATAATCTCTTTTCAAATTTGTATCTTAGAAAATTAGGTAACTCGTCATGATGACAATTTTGTAAAAAAGCAAGGAGAAGTTgtatttattttagagatacagtatggaacaggctctctgtctcactctgccgcaccatccagcaacccacctagtTAACACTCACCTGATCACAAGACAGTAGCTGGTATGTCATTTGACTGTGTGAagtaaccagagcacccaaagaaaCCCATGCATTCGTGGAAGAACATTAACTCCTTACAGAGCAGTGGAATTGAAATCTGGAGCACCCTGCGCTGTAATAGTGTGCTAACCTCTGTGCTACTGTGGCACCAAGATGCATTAATCACTGCACTGGTTTTTGTGCTAAAAGACCGAGACCAATTGGTTAAATTCAACAATATGTGTACAGTATCACTCTGAAATTTACTTATAGGTACATATACTCATTAATGTAGATAcctatcagccaatcatgtagcctacaagtgtaaccctcaggttcggccaGCACGTGTTCTAGGGGAAGACAGCTGGCCCTGCCAAACTAGGAATctcgtttgtgtgaatgctgcgtgatgtgttgcctgTTACAAATCCGCACTGCAAAATAACAGACattacaccatatgcaattaaatgattgaactttataaatcttaatctgaatattagggttagtaaagaaaataaaaagggcccattttaaggaaaaagtcAAAAGTGCATGTTGAAGCTCACTGATGTGGCCATTCAGCAACCATCGGCCTCCTCCAAGCGTCACTAACCTTCAGACTCTCACTCACAGTCtactccgtccagtggtctactAGCTGTCTCCACACGCGTCTTCCTCCTCTCGCTGACAAAAgaccgtgaaaatctctcttccagacccacaagaaagaacaacatcccccTCATTGGtagccccacattccaaagccccgttatctccagccataacccaaacattgctgctacagagaaaccattacactaGCAGTGAGACTTTACAGTGTTAcacaagcatgcagacatgatcatgGGGTTCAgtcattgttcagaccaaacatcagaatgggggggggggggggaaatgatcCAAGTGATGTttcagtggaatgattgttgatgccagacacgGGGTGGTGTGGGTATCTCAAACTGCTGATGATCTGGAAATTTCACACTCAGTCTTGAGGTTacggagaatggtgtggaaaaataacaacaaaaacagtgagtaaaaacacaaaatgctggcagaactcagcaggccagacagcatctatgggaggagatagtgacgacgtttcgggccgaaacccttcatcaggagtgaagtaacatgggatggtcgaggggggataagaagtggggggagggatgaagtagagagctgggaagtgatgggctgggggaaggtggagaattatgggaaataaaagagaaagaaaggtagggctggggggagattatagtgagggaggggaaaaaagagtgaaagagaaccagactaaaattatagataaggatggggtaagggggggggggggcaggggtatcaacggaggtctgtgagttgaatgttcatgccggcagcaaggaggctacctaggcgggagataaggtattgctccatcgacctgagtgtggcctcatcttgacggtagaggaggccatggacagacatatcggagtgggagtggtctgtggaattgaagtgtgtggccacagggagatcccgccactgctggaggactgagcgccggtgttcggcgaaacggtctcccagtctgcggtgggtctccccaatgtataaatggccacatcgagagcaccggatacagtatatcaccccagttgactcgcaggtgaagtggtgcctcacctgaaaggactgtctggtgcctgggatggtggtgagggaagaagtttgggggcaggtgtagcacttcttcagtttgcagggataagtgcctggagggaggtcagttgggggagggatgaatggccaagggagttgcatagggagcgatccctgtggaaagccgagagtggaggggaggggaagatgtggctggtggtggaatcccgtaggaggtggcggaaacaaaaacagtgagcatcagttctgttggcaaaaatgcctgttaatgagaggtcagaggaaagtggccagactggtttaagctgacaggtaggtgacagtaactcagatgacCAGGccttgcaacagtggtgtgcaaaagagcatctctgaatgcacaaaatgtcaaaacttggaagtggttgggctacagcaacagcagACCACATTACACTCACTGGTCACTTTATAGGGCACAGGGAGTATCTAATAAAGCGGCCATTGTGTGTGTATTTCTAAATCGGCAAAATGATAACAATGTAACCTTGTCCTGTTTCTTAAACCTTCAGCAATTCGTGGGCGAGTCCAGGAAGAAAGCGTACGCTGATTTCTACAAGAAATACGACGCTACGCAGGAGTTTGAAGCTATGAGGGAAGCTGGTATATTTCAAAGTGTGCAACCAAAGAAATCGAAGTAAATTTTTGCAAAGGTAACATTTCGTACAGGTTCACCTGCTTCAAAAGCTTTTGTAACAAATTTGCAAGTGGGGCATTTTTACTGCAGACATTTTTGGCTTTGATATCTTGAGAGAAGGGTGTAACAAGATTCAAGGTTAAAT
This sequence is a window from Hemitrygon akajei chromosome 1, sHemAka1.3, whole genome shotgun sequence. Protein-coding genes within it:
- the cox6c gene encoding cytochrome c oxidase subunit 6C, with amino-acid sequence MSSVIAKPAMRGLLAKRLRFHLAIAVTLAFSVAGAFRQFVGESRKKAYADFYKKYDATQEFEAMREAGIFQSVQPKKSK